In Candidatus Paceibacterota bacterium, a single genomic region encodes these proteins:
- the gatC gene encoding Asp-tRNA(Asn)/Glu-tRNA(Gln) amidotransferase subunit GatC, giving the protein MISTEEIKKLADLARIEVGEAELEQFRAEINPIIDYVSQVQEVAGEIGQEIILSSVFNVMRDDLLPTNSLKQNSELIAEFPESENNYLKVKKIL; this is encoded by the coding sequence ATGATTTCAACTGAAGAAATTAAAAAATTGGCTGATTTGGCTAGAATTGAGGTGGGGGAAGCAGAGCTTGAACAGTTTAGGGCTGAAATAAACCCTATTATCGATTATGTCAGCCAAGTACAAGAGGTAGCGGGAGAAATAGGTCAGGAAATTATTCTTAGTTCGGTATTTAATGTGATGAGGGATGACCTTTTACCTACAAATTCTCTTAAACAGAATTCAGAACTGATTGCCGAATTTCCAGAGAGTGAAAATAATTATTTGAAAGTAAAAAAGATATTGTAA